The nucleotide window TATTTAACTTCTAAATGTGAATCAGCTTGTCTGGGTAAAGAATTATAAAGGTAACTTTTTCCTCCTTATAAAAGGACTTCACCATCCCTCTTGACTGAAAAGATCTATGCCTATCTGCTCAGatctaatttaaagtttttcttttctctataCAAACGTCAGAATCGGTCATTTATCACAGATTAATCACCTGCAGCAGTAAGAAACAATTCTTTGAAGAAAAGACAGGGTGCTGCTTCAGTTCAGTGTTGGTTTTTCTTGGAGGTCATTTTACCGATGGCCCTCCTAAATGCACATGCACACTGATGAACCCCACCTCCACCACATCATTCTGACATTATTATTAAGAAACTCCTCTGTTATACCTTTTAGGGGTATAAAGCAACTTCTCTATCTTTGACCACATCCTAAAACTGCATCACAGCCTGTCACAGCTTCACTTCAACAGACGACCGAACAACAAGCAGGAGAGTCTTTGCTGTGATCTGAAAGCCTTTGGTTGTCTGgtgataaaaatcaaatattgagaccagatcatttttaacatcattttaaagagCCAACATGTCGATGGGTGTGCAGATCGTTGGCATTGCCTTTGGAGTCATTGGATGTATCGCTGCAATAGTGACATGTGTCCTGCCAGCATGGAGGGTGACGGCCTTCATCGGCGCCAACATCGTCACTGCTCAGACCATCTGGGAGGGTCTGTGGATGGAATGTGTCACCCAGAGCACAGGGCAAATGCAGTGCAAGACATACGACTCGCTGTTGGCTTTACCTCAGGACCTGCAGGCTGCCAGAGCCATGACGGTCACCTCTATTATACTCGGCATTCTGGGAGTCCTGATCTCCATCGTCGGAGCCAAGTGCACCAACTGCATCAAGAAAGAAACAGCCAAGGCCAAACTGATGATCACCTCTGGGATCTTCTTCATCTTCGCTGGCATTTTGGTTCTCATTCCTGTCTGCTGGACGGCTCACACCATCGTTCAGGATTTCTACAACCAGCTCCTGATCAACGCTCAGGAGCTGAGAAGGGAGATCGTGAACTTGTTCCACATTGGCTTAGCGTCAGCTGTCCTGTTCCTGATTGGAGGGCCGATGCTGTGCAGCTGTGCAAGAAAGTAGAAGTACAAGTAACCACGGATGGCCTACGCCGCCCCACAGACCGTCAGCGCAGATGGAGGGTACGAGAAAAGAAACTATGTTTGAACAGCTCTGAAGTGAGAGGGAGATTTATTAGTGAAGTATGGTAAAAATGTTAGTTGAAATGTGCTTTATGAATATGTTTTGTGTGTTGCTGTCTGATTCCCCtataaaaaaagtctgaatgaagttttttgtacaaatacagatttttatactttgtttttgtctacaATGTTCATTTACATCCTCTTGTTTTATTATAGATGCTGTCTTTTAAGagaatttctgctttttttataaCCATTTTCATGTAATGAGGCATCTAAGTTCAATGTACTAACTTCTTCTGTAATAAAACTATAACCATTTGCTACTTGCTTGTGTATTTGTTGGTCAGATCTATGATGtcgtgtttcattaaaacttgctgttaaaatgtgtttctgctgaaactGAAAGTAAAGGTGGATCACTGATGCGGTCTCAGGAAACTTATTTTACCATCCTTATCAGAGATTCACTGTTTTTATGAGTCTTATGATGCCTGTTTAGTTCAGCTGATACCAAAAGTTTGTCATATCCACTGAGCTGAGGgcggtgagtgtgtgtgtgtctcctaCCTTCTCTCCTGCAGGGTGTGTCAGACAGGCGTagccagctgcagctcatcaccATATCAGGAGGAGCGGTTAAATAGGAGCTGGATTCTGGTGGCTGATGCCAGATGGTTCTACGTATCCGGTGTGAGTTCCTGTTNNNNNNNNNNNNNNNNNNNNNNNNNNNNNNNNNNNNNNNNNNNNNNNNNNNNNNNNNNNNNNNNNNNNNNNNNNNNNNNNNNNNNNNNNNNNNNNNNNNNACGTATCAGTAACTCACCTTTTTCCACCAGAGCGAATTCCCCACTGGTCTCTACCTCCTGCCCGTTGCCGTCCACTCCCCTGTCTGTTCCAGCCGCTGCCAGAAAATAAACTTCACTTtccttttattgtgttgtttgtaaTTGCTCTGCACCAGAGTCTGGTAACCGAAACATGTCAAAGTTACATATCTGCTCATATGTGTAAGTttcattttgaagtgttttttatacatctaaaactgtttgaatatttgtttttaaaattaaatgtcttgtgcatttattcaaaaacatgtt belongs to Kryptolebias marmoratus isolate JLee-2015 linkage group LG13, ASM164957v2, whole genome shotgun sequence and includes:
- the LOC108238981 gene encoding claudin-4-like translates to MSMGVQIVGIAFGVIGCIAAIVTCVLPAWRVTAFIGANIVTAQTIWEGLWMECVTQSTGQMQCKTYDSLLALPQDLQAARAMTVTSIILGILGVLISIVGAKCTNCIKKETAKAKLMITSGIFFIFAGILVLIPVCWTAHTIVQDFYNQLLINAQELRREIVNLFHIGLASAVLFLIGGPMLCSCARK